The Synechococcus sp. UW69 genomic interval GCCGGACTCCTGTCTGGGCTCCCCGGTGCCGGAGCCACGATGCGAACGGTCATCAACATCAAATCCGGAGGTCAAACGCCCTTGTCGGGCATGACCCATTCCCTGGTTCTGCTGCTCGTGCTGCTGGGGGCAGGACCTCTCGCAGCGCAGATCCCCACGGCACTACTGGCGGGAATCCTGATCAAAGTCGGGCTCGACATCATCGACTGGGGCTTTCTGCTTCGGGCCCATCGCCTGTCGGCGAAAACGGCCGCACTGATGTACGCCGTGTTGTTGATGACGGTGTTCTGGGACCTGATTTGGGGGGTTCTGGTGGGGATGTTCGTGGCCAATCTGTTGACCGTGGACGCGATCACGCGGTCTCAGCTGGAGGGGATGGAAGAAGACAACCCTGCCGATGCCAAGGATGCGCTGCACGCCAATCTCTCCCCAGAGGAGGAGGCCCTGATCCTGCGCTGCGGCAAGGCCCTGATGCTGTTCCGTCTGCGCGGCCCCCTCAGTTTTGGAGCCGCCAAAGGGATCAGTGCGCGGATGGGGTTGATCCAGAGCTACAAGGTGTTGATCCTTGACCTCACCGACGTGCCTCGCATCGGGGTCACAGCAACGCTGGCGATCGAACGCATGGTTGAGGAAGCTCAATCAGCAGGACGCACGCTGTTCATCGCCGGGGCCAATCAGGCCCTCGAGCAACGGTTGCGGCAATTCGGTGTAGAGGGTGTACTGCGGCCTTCCAGGCTGGATGCTTTGCAGGAGGCCGCTCAGCTGATCTGACTGATGTCCACCCCACACGAGTGCATGCGCACATCCTCAGGACTGACCAGCTCTCCCTCCAGCGCCTTCACTTCGGCCTGAGCAAGCACTTGCAAGCGCTGCACAATCACATCCCGCGGGTAGCGCTCCTCGCACAGCACCCAGTACAGCCCGAAGTGGCGGGCTTCACTCGCCAGCAGATCGCGATAAAGATCCCTCAACTGCGGATCCGGACTGTGCTCCGCCAGCAAAGCCATGCGCTCATGGCTGCGGGCTTCGATCAAGCCAGCCACAAGGAAAGAATCGAGCATTCTTTGCGGCTCGCCTTTGCGGATCTGTCGGGCGAGTTCCGCTCCATAGCCCGGGGAGGGAATCGGTTCCAGGTAACGCCCCCGTGCCTTGATCAGCGCCAGAACCTGCTCGAAGTGCTCAAGCTCTTCCCGCGCCAGAGGGCTTAGAGCTTCACCCAGACCGGGCTCGCAGAGGTAGCGAAACATCATCTGCACAGCAGCCCCAGCAGCTTTGCGTTCGCAATGGGCGTGATCGATCAGCACCTCCATTGGCCGGGCATTGGCCTGCTCCACCCAGCTCCCACTGGTGGGGGCAGCCAACCAGCGGATCGACGCGACCGTTTTCTGCGGCACGGTGAGGGTCATGCGCTCGGCCTCAGGTGGCTGAGCAATCCTTTCAAAGCAAGGCTGTAGCTCGCTGGTCCGAATCCGCAGACGACACCGACGGCGCACTCGGAAAGAAACGAGTGATGGCGAAAATCTTCCCGAGCGTGGGTGTTGCTCAAATGAAGTTCCACGTAGGGGATTGCAACGCCGGCAAGGGCATCGCGAATCGCGATGGACGTGTGGGTGTAAGCCCCAGCGTTGATCAGGATTCCATCGCTACGCCCCATCGCCTGGTGAATCCGATCGACCAGGGCACCTTCGAAATTGCTTTGGAAACAGTCCAGTTGGATTGATTCTTGCTCCGCCTCTCGGGTCAGTGCTGCCTCGATATCAGCCAGAGAGGACTGGCCATAGATCCCTGGCTCACGCTGGCCCAACAGGTTCAGATTTGGACCG includes:
- a CDS encoding tRNA-(ms[2]io[6]A)-hydroxylase, with product MTLTVPQKTVASIRWLAAPTSGSWVEQANARPMEVLIDHAHCERKAAGAAVQMMFRYLCEPGLGEALSPLAREELEHFEQVLALIKARGRYLEPIPSPGYGAELARQIRKGEPQRMLDSFLVAGLIEARSHERMALLAEHSPDPQLRDLYRDLLASEARHFGLYWVLCEERYPRDVIVQRLQVLAQAEVKALEGELVSPEDVRMHSCGVDISQIS
- the aroQ gene encoding type II 3-dehydroquinate dehydratase, with translation MHVLLLNGPNLNLLGQREPGIYGQSSLADIEAALTREAEQESIQLDCFQSNFEGALVDRIHQAMGRSDGILINAGAYTHTSIAIRDALAGVAIPYVELHLSNTHAREDFRHHSFLSECAVGVVCGFGPASYSLALKGLLSHLRPSA